The following coding sequences lie in one Ostrea edulis chromosome 8, xbOstEdul1.1, whole genome shotgun sequence genomic window:
- the LOC130049771 gene encoding uncharacterized protein LOC130049771 has product MKSLQQQESLQITLKKQREHHLYIQCIKEGREEHQSIQLPESPVRPCSTDFLKTHYTFDFAQCVSVPHHSRQVGPVFFETPRKIQIFGICMEGVGSQRNYLIDEDQTIGRDGKNAHGPNTVISILHHHFQNYSMGEKCAVLHCDNCPGQNKNRYVIGYLLWRVMIGLHRAIELHMQIPGHTKCQVDAGFAQIKKKYRSTAAWSCIMQR; this is encoded by the exons ATGAAAAGCTTACAGCAACAAGAAAGTTTACAGATCACATTGAAAAAGCAGAGGGAGCATCACCTCTACATTCAGTGCATTAAAGAAGGCAGGGAAGAACATCAGTCTATTCAGCTTCCTGAGTCACCTGTTAGACCCTGTTCCACAGATTTCCTCAAAACTCACTACACTTTTGACTTCGCGCAATGTGTGTCTGTACCTCATCATTCCAGACAAGTAGGGCCAGTATTCTTTGAGACACCACGGAAAATTCAGATCTTTGGAATTTGTATGGAGGGAGTAGGATCTCAGCGAAATTATTTGATTGATGAAGACCAGACCATTGGAAGAGATGGAAAGAATGCCCATGGGCCAAATACAGTCATCAGCATACTTCatcaccattttcaaaattatagcaTGGGAGAGAAATGTGCTGTTCTTCACTGTGATAACTGTCCAG GTCAAAACAAAAACCGGTATGTGATTGGATATTTGCTATGGCGGGTCATGATTGGGCTACATCGAGCAATTGAACTTCACATGCAGATACCAGGGCATACAAAATGTCAAGTGGATGCAGGCTTTGCTCAGATCAAAAAGAAGTACAGGAG CACTGCTGCCTGGAGTTGTATTATGCAGCGTTGA